One window of Vicia villosa cultivar HV-30 ecotype Madison, WI unplaced genomic scaffold, Vvil1.0 ctg.001839F_1_1, whole genome shotgun sequence genomic DNA carries:
- the LOC131636820 gene encoding uncharacterized protein LOC131636820, whose translation MAPDRDAPPENSQENSQERDAQERDATDTNAPPDTEAKEVARGITIMKGIIRHRDQGLVYHLDWNSDKQAIGPNSAKLTSYIGTLVRMHIPVSIAKWNLKSEELDAKKKRFGTSFRGLLRYQMIVDATYLVWPAKDIEGGKLF comes from the exons atggctccggatagagatgctccacctgaaaactcacaagaaaactcacaagaaagagatgctcaagaaagagatgccacggatacaaatgctccacctgatactgaagcaaaagaagttgcacgaggcatcaccattatgaagggaatcattcgacatagagaccaaggattagtataccatttggattggaattctgataaacaagcaattggtcctaattctgcaaagttgacaagctatattggtacacttgttcgtatgcatattccggtctccatagctaaatggaatctgaaaagcgaagagttggatgcgaaaaaaaagcgatttgggacgagcttcag aggacttttgagataccagatgatcgtagacgctacatacttagtttggccggcaaaagatatagagggtggaaagcttttttga